One Thermus sp. CCB_US3_UF1 DNA window includes the following coding sequences:
- a CDS encoding iron ABC transporter substrate-binding protein, which yields MRRRQLLTLIGTAALGLSLAQQPTLVIYSGRGQSLVEPLVRQFQEETGIRVQVRYGTDAQILATLQEEGSRSPADLFWANTAGALGQAAAKGLLRPLGATLLKQPLAFVPTSQAWVPVTVRLRVLAYNPQRFKPEELPQSLLDLPRFAQEKGLLGRVGWTPTYSSFQDMVAGIIALHGEAKAREWLLAMKALNPKAYASNPAMLEAIRAGEIDLGSTNHYYVVRFRRAGYSLGLHHFKEGDVGNLALVTGAGILKTSKNLVAANRFLTHLLSAKGQQYFVGNVGEYPLVKGVVADANLLPLEEALKKSPRLDFEKLPLEQALKLLRELGIL from the coding sequence ATGCGACGCAGGCAGCTTCTCACCCTGATCGGCACGGCGGCCCTCGGCCTGAGCCTAGCCCAGCAGCCCACCTTGGTGATCTATTCCGGGCGCGGGCAGAGCCTGGTGGAACCCCTGGTGCGGCAGTTCCAGGAGGAGACCGGGATCCGCGTCCAGGTGCGTTACGGCACCGATGCCCAGATCCTGGCCACCCTGCAGGAGGAGGGCAGCCGCTCCCCCGCCGACCTCTTCTGGGCCAACACCGCCGGGGCCTTGGGCCAGGCGGCGGCCAAAGGCCTCCTCCGCCCCCTGGGGGCCACCCTCCTCAAGCAACCCTTGGCCTTCGTGCCCACCTCCCAGGCCTGGGTCCCGGTCACGGTGCGCCTCCGGGTGCTGGCCTACAACCCGCAGAGGTTCAAGCCGGAAGAGCTTCCCCAAAGCCTCCTGGACCTGCCCCGCTTCGCCCAGGAAAAGGGCCTACTGGGCCGGGTGGGCTGGACCCCCACCTATTCCAGCTTCCAGGACATGGTGGCGGGGATCATCGCCCTCCACGGGGAGGCCAAGGCCCGGGAGTGGCTTCTGGCCATGAAGGCCCTGAACCCCAAGGCCTACGCCTCCAACCCCGCCATGCTGGAGGCCATCCGGGCCGGGGAGATCGATCTGGGCTCCACCAACCACTACTACGTGGTGCGCTTCCGCCGGGCGGGGTACAGCCTGGGCCTCCACCACTTCAAGGAAGGGGATGTGGGCAACCTGGCCCTGGTGACCGGGGCGGGCATCCTCAAGACCTCCAAGAACCTGGTGGCCGCCAACCGCTTCCTCACCCACCTCCTTTCGGCCAAGGGGCAACAGTACTTTGTGGGCAACGTGGGGGAGTACCCCCTGGTCAAGGGGGTGGTGGCCGATGCCAACCTCCTTCCCCTGGAGGAAGCCCTCAAGAAGAGCCCCCGCCTGGACTTTGAGAAACTCCCCCTGGAGCAGGCCCTAAAGCTCTTGAGGGAGCTGGGCATCCTCTAG